In bacterium, the genomic window TCGATACTCATTTTTGATTTCTCCGCAGTAATACCGTTTTCCTTTCTGATTTCGTCTGTTAGTTTTTTGAACCAGGGAACGGTATGGGAAATCCTGGGCTGAACTTGCCGGGCGATTTTTTGAAACGAAGGATGCTGATTCTGCTGACATAGAACTGCAACCACACGCCGGACCTCGCGTCCGTAGTGCACTAACTTCTGTCTTTGAGCCTCTTTTTCATATTCATATTTCCGAGCCGTGATTTTTCGGGCGAGATCTCCTGCGTATCGGTAGACAAGCGTCGCTCTTTTGCTCCTCCATCCAAAAAGCCTTGCAAATATCGCTGAGAACACTTCTCATGGAAGGCGGAGGATCAACACACAACTTTGCTTTAATCATTTGACGGATCTTTTCTGCGGTTTGCTCAGTTCTGAATCGAATATATCGCTGAGACAATTTACAGGAGAGTTCACCATGATGTCTACGCAGATAGAATTCCTGCATTCGTGTTTGCCGCGAAAATTCAGCAATGTTGATAGGTGGATCAGCCACGAGAGCCTGACTAAGAAGTTGAATCTCCCATTCTCTTTGACGTCGCTTTTTGTATTCGCGAAATCTTGATCGGATCTGATGGGAGATAAACGGATAAGCGCCATATAAATATTCCTTGTTGTATTTAATCCGGTCGGCAAAGTCTCCGATGGAAATCGGAGGGTCCTCTTTCATCGATCTGTTGAATTCGTCCAATAACTTTGTAGGTACGGAACGTGGCTGAACCCGCCCATTACCTTCAGAATAATGTCGTTGCGTGATTCGTCTGCACAGGTCGGGAAATCTTTCGTACAATTTCCCCTGGCAAAACCCCATTTGCTTTTCTATTTCGGAGATTGTTTGAGGTCTTTGTTTGGCGTTTAGAATGGCCTGAAGTGATTTCTCGACATCATTCCAATCGTACTTATAATCAAGATGGCTATTTTTCCTTAAAGAGTTGTGTGTAACGCTGGCTCGGAGTTCAGCACAGAATGATTGCGAAGGGAAGCCTTTCGCGAAAAATTCGGGCGGCCCCACTCGTAACCCTCTACATAATTGACAAAAGCTTTGCAATTTGGGAATCGTCAAGTTCCGAGACCAATTCTCAATGCATGCACTGGATACACCAACGAGCCGGGCAAGCAACGCACAATTTCCATCGGCCGAAAGTTCTACGAGTCGCTTGATCTTTTCTGCAAAATCGGAGCGGCTTACCGTTGTAGACTGGCTTGCGAGAATCAACAATTCGGCGAGGGTACTTTCAGTATCATTCTTCGCTACCGTTACTTTTCTTGTATATGTTCCGGCAAGCGATGCTTCACAGTGGGCGCAAATCGACAGTTCCGGATAAACTGGCAGGTACGGCTGCTTTCTCCGGCACTCAGGACAGTTCGCAGCTAAAAGCACTTGATGGCTGCTGCATGCCTTGGTTCCTTTCAAATACCACGCTATCGGATCGTAGATCTCTTTTCCGTCCTTCAGCCATTGTTCATAACATTCGGGACACCAGCACCTGGTGGAATTCAGCAAACCCTTATCATCGATCACATTTTTGTAATGCAAAAAGGACAGCTCGCGCAGTCTGTTGCAGCCCGTAAGGATCTGTAGTGCAGCGATCCAGTCGGATGCTGTCACTCCCATACCGTTCAGGTATTTCCTCGATTCGGTAGAGCCTTCTTTTGTTAACCAGAGCTTACCCGTTAACGGACCGATTTCCTTCCTCATTAAGGTAATAGAACGAATGCAATGCGCTTTCGCCAATCGAACCGTGTAACTTGTCAGACTTTCAACATCTTTCGTGCCAAGCCCTCTGGGCACCAGAGAACAAAGCCGCGTAGCTTTAATCGGCAGGTCGTTGATCGAAAACGGCGTGGTGCCGTGTTTTTTCGTTCGTTTCATGGGAATCTCCCCAAAGGGTCAGTTGGCCAAAGTTGGCTGTTGGCGATCCCAATCACGCTGCTTCTCCGAGCGGGTCTCGGCCTGGTTTTCTCCGGCCCGGACGTCGATTTGTCTTTTTGGTTTTTACGTCCGCAGGTTCATCGGTCTTGGCTGTCAATTGAGTATCAGACGCGATAAGGGCTTCAAATGCCCTCTCTTCTTGTTCCATTCGCCTTCGAATTTTTGAGGTACGTTCTTTCGAAAGAATGACGGTTGCCTCAAGATCCTTCAGAGTTATGGTTTTTCCGCCATTTCTGTAGGCGCGATTAAGGAAACGCATCAGCCAATCCTTCAAAATTCCAACACAGCCGAGAGACCGCTCATAAAGGAACTGGCGATGCTCAATTAGATTCGGCTCAGTTGGTACTGGCATCTTGCGTTGGAAGCTGTAAATAACATTCGCAAAAACCCGGAGATCGCGAGTTGATTCGTGATAACGGCGGAAATGCAGCGGCAATGTGCGTCTCATGAGCTGATCGCTGAGATCTAAAAGATCGGCCATTTCATATGTGCCCATGAGTACATGGATCACGCCGGTTGTGTTAGCTATCGATTTGATGCAGTCCATTTGGTCCTGCAATTTGTATCCACCACACCGAATGAGATGTTGTGCCTCATCAACAAAGACAGCAAACGGTTTTCTGTGGATAAGCGCCGACTCAAGTGCAAATCTCAGTTTGTTCCCGCTCACACTCCGGTATGAACAGACCAAACGATAGGGATCTGGTTTTATCGGCTTTATGTCAATCTTTTGATCAATCAAAGGTTCATAGAGAGCCCGAAGAACTCTTTCGTAAAATCCATTCCAGGAAAATTGAAGCTTGTCTCTGGCGATGACTTCAGTTGAAACTACGGGGATGCGGCCGCGATCCCATTCAGCGTCTTCCTTCTGAATCCGAGACCATTCTTCAAGAATTTCAGATTCAATTAACTTCCTGAGAAAAGTTTTGCCAACTCCGGTGGGGCCGATGACAGTAAGGATTGAAGTTCCGGCGGGAAGAAGTATGGCGTTTCGCAGGTCTGCAAAAAGATTGTCGAGAAGCTCGTGAGCCGCTACATAATCTTCGAAATATTTCAAGCGCTTTGAATGGGAAGTTTTAGGAGTTCAACAGGGAATTCACGATCGTTTTTCATCTCTTCCTCCAGTTCAGAACTTTCAAGGATTTCAGATCGATATCGAACTCTTCTTTTCTGTTTGCAACATCCTCAGAATTTAAAGGGCGCCGAGATTTTCTCAACTCCGAACTCTTGCGATGGCGGATTTCAATTTCCTCTTGTTCGGTCTTTTGAATTTCCTCAAAGAATTGTGCGAACTCTGCAGCATTGGGGACATGTCGCCGGCCAAGATTCTGATATCGCTTTCGAATCTCAGCTGATGCGTACTTCAGCTCTGTCTCAGTGTAGTTCTTAAGCTCATGATAGTGACTGCGCGCGTGACAAGCTTCCCATTGGCCATTCACAAACGCATAAACCACGCCCAGGTTGAACGGATCGTAACGGACATCAACGCGTGCCCCTGCAACTGTGGGTAAGGCTAACTTATTCGACCAGTAGTACAGATAGTTCACTTTAATTCCCCTGCAGCCATCGACTTTCGCTTTACCAGTGCGAGGCGACGGCATAGAATCGATCAAAAAGTTCTGGTCATATCCGATCCGTCGATACGGAACCGGATGCTTTTGCATTCCAAGTTCATAGGCTTCGTTCGGGCTTATTAAAAGCGTTCCATGTTGCCGGTTGTTATAAAACTCGATCCACTTTTCAAATGCATATCCAAATTTCGAAATCGTCCATGCAGCGAGTTTTTTAGGATTGGTTGACTTTGAAACCTGGCGGACATTCTTCATAATTTGCGTGTTGCCGACCAAGTTATGAATGAACAGCTCATTGGAAATTCCAAAGAATCGTTCAATCGGCGAACCGAATCGTGCTTTGGAAGGCGGCCTTTGCTTTTTGTTGATCCGGTAGGTCGCCAGGAACATCTCGAAGTGTCGGCTTCCGAATTCAGCTCCACAGTCAACGACTAGCGTCTCGGGAAGTCTGTTCCATAGTCTGACGCACTCTCGAAGAACTTCTAGATAGGATCGGTAACTTGGTCTCTCAAATGTGATATGAAAAGCGAAGATCTTCCGGCAATAGGCATCAATAAGAATCGTAAGCCATGGTCGTCCGATGGCCTTTCTTGTCTCAGAATCGACCAGTTCAATATCCAGTTCCGTGTGATCAAGATGAGCTACCTGCCAGGGACGATCACCATGAACGGGAACCGTTTCATCGAGCGTGTAGTAGAACTGTTCGTGCTGATGAGCCGCTTTAGGGCCTTTGCGAGACCGCTCCTCCTCTTCTTTGGTAAAACGCTTTAATGCTCGCCTGAATGCTTTTTTTGAAGGTGGTGCAACGCCGTTCTTTTTACATAGAAGAACCAGTTCCGAATAAACCACGGACTTTCGTTTCTGTCGTTCATTCATGTAATGTTGCTCAATGCAATCGGTCATGAGCTTCCTCATATCGAATGCGATTCCTTTGTTGTTTACAATTGTTGATAGTCGATCAACCGTATTTCCTCTGTTCGGCTTAGGAATGAGGCCATAAAAGCCGTTTCCGTATTGCTTTTCCGCAAACCGATATTTCCTCATCCAGTTCCTGAGTGTTCGTCTGGAAACAGGAAATTCACCACTGGATTCCCCGCGAATTACAGGCTCGATAATCCTGAAGCGTCGCAAAGCCTCAAGCCGCTGAGACTCAGAGGTCGTTAAGAGAATTTGGTCAAGCGCCCAAGAAGATGGCGTCTCTTGTTGCAACGCGCGAATCTTTCCTTCGTAGGCCTGCTCTTTAAGGATCTTCATTGAAATCGTCGCTGGTTCTTCGTCAGTAAACTGCACAAGTGCTGTAGATTGGCCTGCGAGGATAATTTTGCATATACGTGAATCCCAATTGACTGTCATTCCAGTGCGGATGGCTTCGATCGGCAAGATGGCCCCGTCATTAGCCGGCTGCGTTTTCAACTTTTGATGGAAGGCCGCCGTTTCGGGATTTCGATAAACTGTGACACGACTGGTATCGCCAAGAAACGTTTCCTCAAGATCAACAAAAACTGTCGTGTCTGAAATCAGCCAGTAGACGTCTTCAATCCTCACGCCTTCCTCTTGGAGTAGTTTGGAAAGGGAAATGCAACCATGGTGATTCAGGATCTCCATGATCCTTTCTTGGCTGGAGTTGGTTTGCCTTTGAACTCCAGAATAGTAAGGCTCGAGGAGCTGTAGATTTCGCTGGAGGATGTAATTGACCTCATCGGAACTTGCAACTTCAAAATCGAGACCGAATTCAGAAGCGTATCGAATGGCCGCAGGTGAAATCCACTTCCCGTCTTTCTTCACGTATCGATCGGGGAATTTCTCGCTCAATTTGATCAACGATTTTTTCGTCTTTGTCTCAACCCAACCGGCACGAGATTTCCGAATCACGAAAAAGTCCGGGGTATAAACATGCCTGTACCTTCTCCCGGATTCATCACGGTAGTCCAGATTGAAACTCGGAACCTGCTCCCAGTATTCGATAACGTCTTCGTCAAACTCGAATCTGTAAATAAAAGGAAGCTCCACCGTATGGCTTTCAAATTGAACCGAGTGAGCCATCTTCCGACTGCGATTGTAGAAACCGCAAACGTTTCCAGCGCCACCGCCTACACGTCTGGACGGCGGTTCGGATCTGATGGTTTTGATCAATCGGATCGCCTTCTCCGAAAGCTCATTTCTCTTGCACCAATTCTGAAACTCTTCGTTACTTTTGAACATGGTTTCTCCTTTTGAATTTGGAATTCTTAGAAAATGGTAAAGGCTGAAAACCGGCAACAAGTATCAATACAGGAAGGTTGTACCTCGACCGGCTCGCCAAAACCAAAAGGCGCAGTAGCTCCAGGATTTAGTTACAGGCGGGAGTTTTATAGAGTGAAGAAAAACCTATGAAACTCGCTTCTGCGTTTCTGCGATGAGATTCATGCTCCGTGTTTCACGGACAGCTTCTGTAAACCATATGGCATTATGAGTCACTTTCCTGCTCATACGTGAAGCGACGATCTTGTTTGAAGGATAAATGCCATGAGTTAGAAGTTGCGCAACAACTTCCTTTATCTCATCCCGGATTTCATTTCGAAACTCCTCAGTTGCCGCGGCTCGATATCGAAAGAACCGGCGGCTTATCGATCCACATAGTTCCGGGAACAGTTTGTTCAGATTGAGCCGCCATCCAAATTTCTCGAAAATTCTTTTTTTCATTTTGTTTACGGATGGAGGCGGTATTTCAGTTAGCGCATTTTCCAGAATTAGACGAACAGAGCGATTCCGATTTCGTCGAGTGTTTTCACTGCAATTTTTGTGTGCTTTGGCAATCGAGCGTGCCAGACTATTGTGGCGCTTATATAAGGATGATTTTTCATATTTGATCCTCTTCGCAACCTCAGAAAGAGACGGGACTGGAACCTCCTTAAGCGCCTTTTCAAGAAGCTTCTTGATCTGTGCCGGTTTTCTTCTGCTCTTCTTCATTCTATCTGAAGCAAGTAAGTTGCCTTTTTTCTTATCATTTGGCGGACGATAGCCCAGAAATTTTGCTTTGGGCTCCCAGCAACCGGTTAGGAATTCGAACAGGGGAGAATGAAGTGCCCAAGCAAGCTTGCAGACAGCGCTCAGTCGGGGAAGTAGTCTCGCGGTTCTCCATGCCCTAATTGTTTGGGGATCAAAACCTGAGAGCGACGCCAGAGCAGTCAAGCTTCCTGCCCATTTGACAGCAATTTCGATGGATGCCATGAAGGCGTCGCGAGTTGACAGATTGCTTCCAGCAGGTGTCACGGCAAGCAAGTTTCCAATTGATTCAACTTTCCAGAACTCAAAATTAGAAGACTTCCAATTGGCTAGGATTCTTTGTGGCTCAGAAGTTCCCAACCAATTACCACACCTAGAACAGAGGCCTGGAACATATTTTGATCCGATCACCGGTAGGCTGCGGTTACAGATCCGACACTTCTTTGAAAGTTGTCGCCGATGGATTTTGCAAAGCGTGACGGCTTCAAGGGACCAGAGAAGGGGATCGTACACGACGCCCTTGTGGAACTGTTGTTCGTAACATTCAGGGCACCAGACTCGAAACTTTCGTATTAGGTTCTTCTGCGCGATCACGGCCGCCCAGGGAAGCATCGTTCCATACTTAAGATCGTGTCTGAGAGTCAGCCGCTCAAGCGCGGCAACCCAATCGATTGCGATTCGACCGGCACCACAGATTGCCGTTGTTTGCGGAGAATGCGGCGAAAGAATATACCCTCGTTGCGTCACCATCCAGGGCTTGTTTAGTACTGGAACGATCTCTTTTGAAACAAGAGTTCCGACAGTCACACAGTGGACTGACGCGAGCCGACCGCTGTAGCTTGCAAGGCTTTCAACATGCTCAGTTCCTGTACCGATCAGTTTTAGATGATACAGTCGGCTGCTCAAATATTCATTTTTTGAAACTTGTATGGCAGCCATGATTTTGGACGACCGAGTATCCTTCGGCATTGTGTGAATTGATTTGATCTTTGTATGACAAAAAACAAACCTGACAAACTAAATTTGTATGACAAAAATACGTTCTGCTAAAATGACTGACGTGAATAGACCCATAGGGGGCCCAGGTTGTGAAAAAATAAAGCCAAAGGAAGGTTGCTTTCTGTGCGTTCTATCTGAGGTGGGCCGTTACGGTTGCTGCTTTCTAATCCGGATTCGTTCCAATGTCCATTTTTCCGTGCGGGGAAGCTGGAAGGCACAATTGCGTCCTTCTATTTGAAAAAGTTGTTTGACCTTTCAAAATGTCAAACGATTCGCATTCGGTTTTATGGTACGGAGAACGGATCAAAGCAGCAACATTCATGATTGATGACACGAAAGTCATCGTTAACAAGCTGTCCACCGCTTTGAACCCGGTCTACAACGAAGGGATAGCACTCTTCAAGTCCGGCCACTACCATCATTAAGCCAATTACGAGATAAAAGTCTTGACTTTTAGTAATAACTCTATAAAATCGATAGGGAAATAGATGATTACGCGAAAAACGAAATATGCGCTTTCGGCTCTGGTTCATCTTGCGCGCAAGGCTCAGGATGGACCTGTCTTGATTTCGAGACTTGCCAAAGAAGAGCGTATCCCCAAGAAGTTTTTAGAATCAATCCTGTTGGAATTGAAAAGGCGTGGCATCCTTCAGAGTAAACGAGGCAAAGGCGGCGGCTATTCTTTAAACAGGCCGGCCGAATTGATCCGTCTTGGTCAGGTCATACGGCTCATGGACGGGCCGCTTGCTCCGATCCCATGCGTAAGCGAGACGGCGTATCAACCTTGTGAAGATTGCATAAACGAAGCTACCTGCGGAATCCGTCTGGTGATGAAACAGGTCCGGGATGCCACTGCCGTAATTTTGGACAACACGACTCTGGCGGACGTGCTTATCCGAACAGGTGGCAAGGGAAAAAGAAGCAAATAATCTTTCAAACGACATATTATATATTGACTCTATAGAGATTATAGAAATTATGGAATGTTTAAAACGAGTGATAAAGGTGATTCAGACCTGAAGCGCGATTTTATCCTGAAGTAAGTTGACTCTCGGTATGAAAAGGGCTATATATTTAGCGTTCCGAATTTGTCTGCCGAAGTTGTTTGAATCCTCTCGGTTCAGGCAACGCGGGGGAACCAGATTCCGTTTACGGTTGGGGCGTATCGGTTTAACCACAGCGGTTCTACCGAAGGACACTTCCAGTCCGAGCCCGTCAGCTAACCCCGCAGGCCAAAAGGAAGGGCAAGTGTTGATCCATTTTACGGGATTCCGGCTCAAGTATACTAGGCTTCCGCAGCAATTAGTCTGGCCTCGGATCATTCTTCCCTCCCAGCAAAACTCAATCAAACTTCATGCAGTTCGGTTTTTCTTGCTGTTCACCCAGGCAATCAATGGATGAAAAGAAGCTAATCTCTTAATAGTCATCAATCGAGATTAAAGGTGGGGGTCGATGGACCATCGAAACACTGAAATTGAGCAACAGCAGTATTTGGAGATCCTGCGAGCGGTAAAGAAGATTCAGTACGGCTCCGTAGAGATCGTCATTCACGATTCGAAAATCGTTCAGATCGAGACAAGAGAAAAAGTTCGTTTTGAGAAACAGAGATCTGTGAAATAGGTCAAAAACGGCTTTCCAGACTACTGGCGGCCAAACCTTAGGAAAAACGATCATCTGACCGGACAACCGGAAGCTCTGAGTTCAACATTAAGGAGTTTCGCAGTGAACCGGAAAAAGATTTTACTCTTTACCTTTGGGAGTCTTGCACTTTTCCTTCTGGCGTCAATTGCCAGAGGCGATGAAAAGAATCCTCAACTCATTATCTCCGCCGGCAAGGGAGGATTTTTGCTCACTTCGCCCGATGGAGATTTCAAATTTCGCATTCGTGGTTACGTTCAGAGCGACGGGCGATTCTTCTTCGATCAAAGCACATCTTCGATTGATACTTTTGTGATGCGAAGGGTTCGTCCGATCTTTGAAGGCACCGTTTACAAATACTTCGAATTCAAGATTAT contains:
- a CDS encoding TniQ family protein translates to MKRTKKHGTTPFSINDLPIKATRLCSLVPRGLGTKDVESLTSYTVRLAKAHCIRSITLMRKEIGPLTGKLWLTKEGSTESRKYLNGMGVTASDWIAALQILTGCNRLRELSFLHYKNVIDDKGLLNSTRCWCPECYEQWLKDGKEIYDPIAWYLKGTKACSSHQVLLAANCPECRRKQPYLPVYPELSICAHCEASLAGTYTRKVTVAKNDTESTLAELLILASQSTTVSRSDFAEKIKRLVELSADGNCALLARLVGVSSACIENWSRNLTIPKLQSFCQLCRGLRVGPPEFFAKGFPSQSFCAELRASVTHNSLRKNSHLDYKYDWNDVEKSLQAILNAKQRPQTISEIEKQMGFCQGKLYERFPDLCRRITQRHYSEGNGRVQPRSVPTKLLDEFNRSMKEDPPISIGDFADRIKYNKEYLYGAYPFISHQIRSRFREYKKRRQREWEIQLLSQALVADPPINIAEFSRQTRMQEFYLRRHHGELSCKLSQRYIRFRTEQTAEKIRQMIKAKLCVDPPPSMRSVLSDICKAFWMEEQKSDACLPIRRRSRPKNHGSEI
- a CDS encoding ATP-binding protein → MKYFEDYVAAHELLDNLFADLRNAILLPAGTSILTVIGPTGVGKTFLRKLIESEILEEWSRIQKEDAEWDRGRIPVVSTEVIARDKLQFSWNGFYERVLRALYEPLIDQKIDIKPIKPDPYRLVCSYRSVSGNKLRFALESALIHRKPFAVFVDEAQHLIRCGGYKLQDQMDCIKSIANTTGVIHVLMGTYEMADLLDLSDQLMRRTLPLHFRRYHESTRDLRVFANVIYSFQRKMPVPTEPNLIEHRQFLYERSLGCVGILKDWLMRFLNRAYRNGGKTITLKDLEATVILSKERTSKIRRRMEQEERAFEALIASDTQLTAKTDEPADVKTKKTNRRPGRRKPGRDPLGEAA
- a CDS encoding DDE-type integrase/transposase/recombinase, which produces MFKSNEEFQNWCKRNELSEKAIRLIKTIRSEPPSRRVGGGAGNVCGFYNRSRKMAHSVQFESHTVELPFIYRFEFDEDVIEYWEQVPSFNLDYRDESGRRYRHVYTPDFFVIRKSRAGWVETKTKKSLIKLSEKFPDRYVKKDGKWISPAAIRYASEFGLDFEVASSDEVNYILQRNLQLLEPYYSGVQRQTNSSQERIMEILNHHGCISLSKLLQEEGVRIEDVYWLISDTTVFVDLEETFLGDTSRVTVYRNPETAAFHQKLKTQPANDGAILPIEAIRTGMTVNWDSRICKIILAGQSTALVQFTDEEPATISMKILKEQAYEGKIRALQQETPSSWALDQILLTTSESQRLEALRRFRIIEPVIRGESSGEFPVSRRTLRNWMRKYRFAEKQYGNGFYGLIPKPNRGNTVDRLSTIVNNKGIAFDMRKLMTDCIEQHYMNERQKRKSVVYSELVLLCKKNGVAPPSKKAFRRALKRFTKEEEERSRKGPKAAHQHEQFYYTLDETVPVHGDRPWQVAHLDHTELDIELVDSETRKAIGRPWLTILIDAYCRKIFAFHITFERPSYRSYLEVLRECVRLWNRLPETLVVDCGAEFGSRHFEMFLATYRINKKQRPPSKARFGSPIERFFGISNELFIHNLVGNTQIMKNVRQVSKSTNPKKLAAWTISKFGYAFEKWIEFYNNRQHGTLLISPNEAYELGMQKHPVPYRRIGYDQNFLIDSMPSPRTGKAKVDGCRGIKVNYLYYWSNKLALPTVAGARVDVRYDPFNLGVVYAFVNGQWEACHARSHYHELKNYTETELKYASAEIRKRYQNLGRRHVPNAAEFAQFFEEIQKTEQEEIEIRHRKSSELRKSRRPLNSEDVANRKEEFDIDLKSLKVLNWRKR
- a CDS encoding TniQ family protein; its protein translation is MPKDTRSSKIMAAIQVSKNEYLSSRLYHLKLIGTGTEHVESLASYSGRLASVHCVTVGTLVSKEIVPVLNKPWMVTQRGYILSPHSPQTTAICGAGRIAIDWVAALERLTLRHDLKYGTMLPWAAVIAQKNLIRKFRVWCPECYEQQFHKGVVYDPLLWSLEAVTLCKIHRRQLSKKCRICNRSLPVIGSKYVPGLCSRCGNWLGTSEPQRILANWKSSNFEFWKVESIGNLLAVTPAGSNLSTRDAFMASIEIAVKWAGSLTALASLSGFDPQTIRAWRTARLLPRLSAVCKLAWALHSPLFEFLTGCWEPKAKFLGYRPPNDKKKGNLLASDRMKKSRRKPAQIKKLLEKALKEVPVPSLSEVAKRIKYEKSSLYKRHNSLARSIAKAHKNCSENTRRNRNRSVRLILENALTEIPPPSVNKMKKRIFEKFGWRLNLNKLFPELCGSISRRFFRYRAAATEEFRNEIRDEIKEVVAQLLTHGIYPSNKIVASRMSRKVTHNAIWFTEAVRETRSMNLIAETQKRVS
- a CDS encoding Rrf2 family transcriptional regulator, which encodes MITRKTKYALSALVHLARKAQDGPVLISRLAKEERIPKKFLESILLELKRRGILQSKRGKGGGYSLNRPAELIRLGQVIRLMDGPLAPIPCVSETAYQPCEDCINEATCGIRLVMKQVRDATAVILDNTTLADVLIRTGGKGKRSK
- a CDS encoding YezD family protein; translation: MDHRNTEIEQQQYLEILRAVKKIQYGSVEIVIHDSKIVQIETREKVRFEKQRSVK